A part of Arachis hypogaea cultivar Tifrunner chromosome 12, arahy.Tifrunner.gnm2.J5K5, whole genome shotgun sequence genomic DNA contains:
- the LOC112729377 gene encoding uncharacterized protein, producing MSVEIIDGTTITSFVEDEEAFSASVSDLFAELDADKDGLLSYTEIVKELQRLRVMETHFGVDVKREPEELARVYESLFMQFDHDMNGRVDKNEFKKETKKMLLAMANGIGSLPVQMALEHDSLLLKAVKREYSCTAASSNNNLLASAA from the coding sequence ATGAGCGTAGAAATCATAGACGGCACTACTATTACCAGCTTTGTGGAAGACGAGGAGGCCTTCTCCGCGTCAGTGAGTGACCTCTTCGCTGAATTGGATGCGGACAAAGACGGCCTCCTGTCTTACACAGAGATAGTGAAGGAGCTCCAGAGGCTGAGGGTGATGGAGACACACTTCGGCGTGGACGTGAAGCGCGAGCCGGAGGAGCTGGCGCGTGTGTACGAGTCGCTATTCATGCAATTTGACCACGACATGAATGGGAGGGTAGATAAGAATGAgttcaagaaagaaacaaaaaagatgcTTCTGGCCATGGCGAATGGGATTGGATCATTGCCGGTTCAGATGGCGCTTGAACATGATAGTCTCCTCTTGAAGGCTGTTAAACGTGAATATTCCTGTACTGCTGCTTCTTCTAATAATAATCTTCTTGCTAGTGctgcttaa
- the LOC112728087 gene encoding protein transport protein Sec61 subunit gamma — MDAIDSVFDPLREFAKDSVRLVKRCHKPDRKEFSKVAVRTAIGFVVMGFVGFFVKLIFIPINNIIVGSG; from the exons ATGGACGCCATTGATTCAGTGTTCGATCCCCTCAGAGAGTTCGCCAAGGACAGCGTAAGGCTCGTCAAGCGTTGCCATAAACCTGATCGCAaag aattCTCCAAGGTTGCTGTTCGTACTGCAATCGGATTCGTGGTTATGGGATTCGTTGGCTTCTTCGTCAAGCTCATCTTCATTCCCATTAACAACATCATCGTCGGATCTGGTTAG